A portion of the Polaribacter cellanae genome contains these proteins:
- a CDS encoding crotonase/enoyl-CoA hydratase family protein: MNNDLVIYKSEENYAIITIKNGKANAISHEVVDGLNESLDKAVKENKVVILTGQNGIFSAGFDLKVMTKSPESAKELVTKGSKLSLKMLSFPQPIIVACSGHAIAKGAFLLLSSDYRIGVEGDFKIGLNEVMIGMTMHNAGIAIAKARLSEVYLNRSVNNAEIYNPKQAIDAGFLDLVVPESHLLPTAIKVAGMFSKLNKKAHAETKLKVRKQHLENLEKAIELDLAGDISINP; the protein is encoded by the coding sequence ATGAACAACGATCTTGTAATTTATAAATCAGAAGAAAATTATGCAATAATAACCATCAAAAACGGAAAAGCAAATGCAATTTCCCATGAGGTAGTAGATGGTTTAAACGAAAGCTTAGACAAAGCTGTAAAAGAAAATAAAGTAGTAATTCTTACTGGACAAAATGGAATATTTTCTGCAGGTTTCGATTTAAAAGTGATGACAAAGTCACCTGAATCTGCCAAAGAATTGGTAACAAAAGGTTCTAAATTGTCATTAAAAATGTTGTCTTTTCCACAACCTATAATTGTGGCTTGTTCTGGTCATGCGATTGCAAAAGGAGCATTTTTACTACTTTCTTCGGATTATAGAATTGGAGTAGAAGGCGATTTTAAAATTGGTTTAAATGAAGTGATGATTGGTATGACCATGCACAATGCAGGAATTGCTATTGCAAAAGCTCGTTTGTCTGAAGTGTATTTAAACAGAAGTGTAAACAATGCAGAGATTTACAACCCAAAACAAGCAATTGACGCTGGTTTTTTAGATTTAGTGGTTCCTGAAAGTCATTTATTGCCAACTGCAATTAAAGTTGCAGGCATGTTTTCTAAATTAAACAAGAAAGCACATGCCGAAACTAAATTAAAGGTTAGAAAACAACATTTAGAAAATTTAGAAAAGGCCATTGAGTTGGATTTAGCAGGAGATATTTCTATAAATCCATAA
- a CDS encoding Xaa-Pro dipeptidyl-peptidase codes for MKKTILILLFAFIAQIHAQEKIVPVFKDGEAQVVEGFKDSSKWIRHDLWVETTFDSDGDGKLDRMHVDVTRPAQTETEGLKLPVVYESSPYYAGVASGGKELFWNVKHELGEKVPNPVHPNVIRRGKRPIISNSQIRTWVPRGYIVIHSSSPGTGLSDGAPTVGGDNESLAPKAVIDWLNGRAKGYTKREGNKEVKAYWTTGKVGMTGTSYNGTIPLAAATTGVKGLEAIIPVAPNTSYYHYYRSNGLVRSPGGYLGEDIDVLYDFIHSGKEENRARNNKIIRDTEMANGMDRITGDYNDFWAGRDYINDMKPMKAALLMSHGFNDWNVMPEHSYRIYKKASEMGLPTQIYYHQNGHGGPPPMKIMNRWFTHYLFGVDNGVENDAKAWIVRENDKQNEPTAYPEYPNPKAKNVTFYLSGAAPGVGSLHLTKSASKGKETLVDNYSFSAESLAKADYTNHRLLYVTPILKKDVHISGLPKITIKAASSKAAVNLSVYLVSLPWNSSRRTKITDNIITRSWADLQNYKSLTKSKPLKKGKFYEMSFDLQPDDQIIRKGQQIGLMIFSSDSEFTLLPKPGTELTVDLTGTKITIPIVGGKEAFKKAVE; via the coding sequence ATGAAAAAAACAATTTTAATTTTATTATTTGCTTTTATCGCGCAAATACACGCACAAGAAAAAATAGTACCCGTATTTAAAGATGGAGAAGCACAGGTTGTAGAAGGTTTTAAAGATTCTAGTAAGTGGATTCGCCACGATTTATGGGTAGAAACCACTTTCGATTCTGATGGAGATGGAAAACTAGACAGAATGCATGTAGATGTAACTAGACCTGCACAAACAGAAACAGAAGGTTTAAAATTACCTGTGGTTTATGAATCAAGCCCATATTATGCAGGAGTAGCCAGTGGTGGAAAAGAATTATTTTGGAATGTAAAACACGAGTTGGGTGAAAAAGTTCCAAATCCTGTGCATCCAAATGTAATAAGAAGAGGAAAAAGACCTATTATTTCGAATTCTCAAATTAGAACCTGGGTGCCAAGAGGTTATATTGTGATACATTCTTCTTCGCCAGGAACTGGATTGTCTGACGGTGCTCCAACAGTTGGTGGAGACAACGAATCTTTAGCACCAAAAGCAGTAATCGATTGGTTAAATGGACGTGCAAAAGGCTACACTAAAAGAGAAGGAAATAAAGAAGTTAAAGCTTATTGGACTACAGGAAAAGTAGGAATGACAGGAACTTCTTACAATGGAACCATTCCTTTAGCAGCTGCTACAACAGGTGTTAAAGGTTTGGAAGCAATAATTCCTGTTGCACCTAATACGTCTTATTATCATTATTATCGTTCGAATGGCTTGGTACGTTCTCCTGGTGGATATTTAGGAGAAGATATCGATGTTTTATACGATTTTATTCATAGTGGAAAAGAAGAAAACAGAGCCAGAAACAACAAAATTATTAGAGATACAGAAATGGCGAATGGAATGGACAGAATTACTGGAGATTACAACGATTTTTGGGCAGGAAGAGATTATATAAATGATATGAAACCAATGAAAGCTGCCTTGTTAATGTCTCATGGCTTTAACGATTGGAATGTGATGCCAGAACACAGTTATAGAATTTATAAAAAAGCATCGGAAATGGGTTTACCAACTCAAATTTATTATCACCAAAATGGACATGGAGGACCACCTCCAATGAAAATAATGAACCGTTGGTTTACACATTATTTATTTGGTGTAGATAATGGTGTGGAAAATGATGCAAAAGCTTGGATTGTAAGAGAAAATGATAAACAAAACGAACCAACTGCTTACCCTGAATACCCAAACCCAAAAGCAAAAAATGTTACTTTTTATTTAAGTGGTGCAGCACCAGGTGTTGGAAGCTTACACCTTACTAAATCTGCTTCCAAAGGAAAAGAAACCTTGGTAGATAATTATTCTTTTTCTGCAGAATCTTTAGCGAAAGCAGATTATACAAACCATCGTTTATTATATGTAACACCAATTTTAAAAAAAGATGTTCATATCTCTGGATTGCCAAAAATCACCATTAAAGCAGCCAGTTCTAAAGCCGCTGTTAACTTATCTGTATATTTAGTTTCTTTACCTTGGAATTCTAGTAGAAGAACAAAGATTACAGACAATATAATAACACGTAGTTGGGCAGATTTACAGAATTATAAATCATTAACCAAAAGTAAGCCTCTTAAAAAAGGAAAATTTTACGAAATGAGTTTCGATTTGCAACCAGACGATCAAATTATTAGAAAAGGACAACAAATTGGTTTGATGATTTTCTCAAGTGATTCTGAATTTACTTTATTACCAAAACCAGGTACAGAATTAACGGTAGATTTAACAGGAACAAAAATTACAATTCCTATTGTTGGCGGAAAAGAAGCTTTTAAAAAAGCTGTTGAATAA
- a CDS encoding DMP19 family protein produces the protein MTSTEIALLLNNDLEKITRIGEIIGKKIPEKDHFENLNKFEKNFIYIDILEQNVTEGGFIQFFFNSSGQFTHEIFQAYLAIKAEKTVNILTKAIFLFPEIPVPKNLKVRQTLLIQKESNMDLWDELDLQFEKYEDNIIQLTIDYVRENLAHFD, from the coding sequence ATGACTTCAACAGAAATTGCTTTATTATTGAATAACGATTTAGAAAAAATTACCAGAATTGGAGAAATTATTGGCAAGAAAATACCTGAAAAAGATCATTTCGAAAATTTAAACAAATTCGAAAAAAACTTTATTTATATCGATATTTTAGAGCAAAATGTTACTGAAGGTGGTTTTATTCAGTTCTTTTTTAATTCTTCTGGACAATTTACACACGAAATTTTTCAAGCGTATTTGGCAATCAAAGCAGAGAAAACTGTAAATATTCTTACAAAAGCTATTTTCTTATTTCCTGAAATTCCTGTTCCAAAAAATTTAAAAGTTCGTCAAACGCTTTTAATACAAAAAGAATCTAATATGGATTTGTGGGACGAATTAGACCTTCAATTCGAAAAATATGAAGATAACATCATTCAACTTACAATCGATTATGTTCGTGAAAACCTTGCTCATTTCGATTGA
- the crcB gene encoding fluoride efflux transporter CrcB: protein MKQLVLVFIGGGFGSVLRYLIGKFLNSSETGIPYGTFVANILGSLLIGLVLGYASKNETLSLNTTLLLATGFCGGFTTFSTFAYENHVFLKSGDFTSFALYTIASFIIGFLAVFAGMYLVKFI from the coding sequence ATGAAACAATTAGTACTCGTTTTTATTGGTGGAGGTTTTGGAAGTGTTTTACGTTATTTAATAGGTAAATTCTTAAATAGTTCTGAAACAGGAATTCCTTATGGAACTTTTGTTGCCAACATTTTAGGAAGTTTATTAATTGGTCTTGTTTTGGGATATGCTAGTAAAAACGAAACATTAAGCCTAAATACAACCTTGTTATTGGCAACTGGTTTTTGTGGTGGATTTACAACGTTTTCTACATTTGCCTACGAAAATCACGTGTTTTTAAAATCAGGAGATTTTACCAGTTTTGCATTGTATACCATTGCCAGTTTTATCATCGGTTTTTTAGCTGTTTTTGCAGGTATGTATTTGGTGAAGTTTATTTAA
- a CDS encoding TIGR00730 family Rossman fold protein, translated as MNKIVVFCGSSLGFNPIYKESAIELGNYFADHKIGLVFGGGKVGMMGVLADTILEKNGEVIGVIPNLLHKEEVIHIGVKNRIVCKTMSERKVIMSKLVDGYITLPGGFGTLDELFEALTLSQLQIEQKPVGLLNINGFFDAILLQLDKMVEEGYLKQANRNMLLVGTSVSELLQKMINYKAPEITHIINKVVN; from the coding sequence TTGAATAAAATTGTCGTTTTTTGTGGCTCGAGTTTAGGTTTCAATCCTATTTATAAAGAAAGTGCGATTGAACTGGGAAATTATTTTGCCGACCATAAAATAGGTTTGGTTTTTGGCGGAGGAAAAGTAGGAATGATGGGTGTTTTAGCAGACACAATTTTAGAAAAAAACGGAGAAGTAATCGGCGTAATTCCTAATTTGTTACACAAAGAGGAAGTGATTCATATAGGTGTAAAAAATAGGATTGTTTGCAAAACCATGAGCGAACGCAAAGTAATTATGAGCAAATTAGTCGATGGTTACATTACACTTCCTGGAGGTTTTGGAACGTTAGACGAACTTTTCGAAGCCTTAACTTTAAGTCAATTACAAATTGAACAAAAACCAGTTGGTTTGCTAAATATAAACGGATTTTTTGATGCTATTTTATTGCAATTAGACAAAATGGTAGAAGAAGGCTATTTAAAACAAGCCAATAGAAATATGCTTTTAGTTGGCACTTCTGTAAGTGAATTACTACAAAAAATGATTAATTACAAAGCACCAGAAATAACACATATAATTAACAAAGTTGTAAATTAA
- a CDS encoding DUF1684 domain-containing protein: MQKYIILFSIFFIISCNSQGKRPIPGETEYQKEENIRFKDASISPLKKKDLKKFKGLDFFPVDTTFIVTAKLTRTENAPIFEMATTTDRKPLYKEFGKLNFTLKGKNLELTIYQSQDDTRDEKYKNYLFLPFTDNTSGDESYGGGRYMDVMTTDISKKNTVVLNFNNTYNPYCAYNDKYSCPLTPRKNHLDIEIKAGIKVFKKH, encoded by the coding sequence ATGCAAAAATATATCATTCTTTTTTCTATATTTTTTATAATTTCTTGTAATTCACAAGGAAAAAGACCTATTCCTGGAGAAACTGAATATCAAAAAGAAGAAAATATTCGTTTTAAAGACGCTTCCATTTCACCTTTAAAAAAGAAAGATTTAAAGAAGTTTAAAGGCTTAGATTTTTTTCCTGTAGATACTACTTTTATTGTTACTGCGAAATTGACTCGTACAGAAAATGCTCCAATTTTTGAAATGGCAACAACCACAGATAGAAAACCTTTGTACAAAGAATTTGGTAAACTAAATTTCACTTTAAAAGGTAAAAATTTGGAGTTAACGATTTACCAAAGTCAAGATGATACGCGTGACGAAAAATATAAAAATTACTTATTTTTACCTTTTACAGACAATACTTCTGGCGACGAATCTTATGGTGGTGGACGTTACATGGATGTAATGACCACAGATATTTCTAAAAAAAATACGGTTGTATTAAACTTCAACAATACCTACAATCCTTATTGTGCTTATAACGATAAATATTCTTGCCCATTAACGCCAAGAAAAAATCATTTAGATATAGAAATAAAAGCTGGTATTAAAGTTTTTAAGAAGCATTAA
- a CDS encoding MFS transporter — MNTLLKNYINTFRGLSIEVWWLSLITLINRAGTMVIPFLTIYLDEDLHFSKPDIGWIMSFFGIGSLVGTWLGGKLTDKIGYYKVMFFSLFLTSIFFVLLQYATAFNEFCLGIFVVMLVADAFRPAMFVALNAYSKPENKTRSVTLIRLAINLGFSVGPAIGGIIIVSIGYKGLFWVDGITCALAGTLLLNVLHPKKAKILDVVKVENPVSAYKDKAFWVFFIAMFIFGFTFLQYFSTMPLYYKDVRMMSELDIGLLMAFNGFFIFVFEMPLIKWLENLNNSKIKLVAIGLFLVAISFFLLNATSWIWIIVFGMLFMTIGEMIAFPFSNAFAVERAKKGNQGEYMALYAIAFSLSHIFSHNSGMQMVDKFGFETTLNVLTIFALVGVFILWFLIKILKKEKEIQSK, encoded by the coding sequence ATGAATACCTTACTTAAAAACTACATTAACACTTTTAGGGGGCTCTCTATTGAAGTTTGGTGGCTTTCTCTAATAACTCTAATCAATAGAGCAGGAACTATGGTAATTCCTTTTTTAACTATTTATTTAGACGAAGATCTTCATTTTTCAAAACCAGATATTGGCTGGATTATGTCTTTTTTTGGAATAGGATCTCTGGTAGGAACTTGGTTAGGAGGAAAGTTAACAGACAAAATAGGGTATTATAAAGTAATGTTTTTTAGTTTATTTCTTACGTCAATTTTCTTTGTTTTACTACAATATGCAACTGCTTTTAATGAGTTTTGCCTTGGTATTTTTGTAGTAATGTTGGTAGCAGATGCTTTTAGACCTGCAATGTTTGTGGCTTTAAACGCATATAGTAAGCCAGAAAACAAAACACGTTCTGTAACTTTAATTCGTTTGGCAATTAATTTAGGTTTTTCTGTTGGACCTGCAATTGGAGGAATTATTATTGTAAGTATTGGTTATAAAGGTTTATTTTGGGTAGATGGAATTACCTGTGCATTAGCAGGAACTTTATTATTAAATGTTTTACATCCTAAAAAAGCAAAGATTTTAGATGTAGTAAAAGTAGAAAACCCAGTTTCAGCATATAAAGACAAAGCTTTTTGGGTATTTTTTATTGCGATGTTTATTTTTGGTTTTACCTTTTTACAATATTTTTCTACCATGCCTTTATATTATAAAGACGTAAGAATGATGTCTGAATTAGACATTGGTTTGTTAATGGCTTTCAATGGGTTTTTCATCTTTGTTTTTGAAATGCCCTTAATTAAGTGGTTAGAAAATCTTAACAACTCGAAAATTAAATTGGTAGCAATTGGTTTATTTTTAGTGGCTATTAGCTTTTTTCTTTTAAATGCAACTTCTTGGATTTGGATTATAGTTTTTGGTATGTTATTTATGACAATAGGAGAAATGATAGCTTTTCCTTTTTCAAACGCCTTTGCTGTGGAAAGAGCTAAGAAAGGAAATCAAGGAGAATACATGGCTTTGTATGCAATTGCGTTTTCATTATCGCACATTTTTAGTCATAACTCAGGAATGCAAATGGTAGATAAATTTGGGTTTGAAACAACTTTAAATGTGCTTACAATTTTTGCTTTAGTAGGTGTTTTTATTTTATGGTTTTTGATAAAAATATTAAAGAAAGAAAAAGAAATTCAATCGAAATGA
- a CDS encoding CocE/NonD family hydrolase: MKKYLILSIFSFLLFTNCDKAKKEEIPKKNTYVADNYTKKEVNIEMRDGTKLHTTIYSPKDTSKKYPILMQRTPYSSRPYGEGKMKTKIGPNVHLMKEGNIIVYQDVRGRWMSEGVYDNMRAYIPNKKENESDEVSDTYDTIDWLVKNVENNNGNVGTWGISYPGHYATVSTIDAHPALKAASPQACIGDFFFDDFHHNGAFLLSYFRAISLFGTYKDTPTDSAWYSFPKMDSQDQYQFFLDKGPLKNLNEYFQYDKIDAKTAKNKDKIDDFFWKEIIEHPNYDSVWQRKGIIQHMDKVPATVATMIVGGWFDAEDLYGPLETYKGIEKYGKDNYNTLVFGPWDHGKWASSGVKNSVGNYYFGDSISINFQKNIETKFFNHFLKGNGDKNSGLPEAYVYDSGKKEWKSYDAWPPKNVVKEDWVLSENQKLIYRNPNIKSKTKPSKINFISDIKRPVPYSEDIKTVFTPRKYMTDDQRFAARRPDVLVFETDVLKEDYTLAGDILAKLKVATTGTAADWIVKVIDVHPNDTKENNDKLQDHLKMSNYHLMVRSEVLRGRFRNSFEKPEPFIPNKKTAVNIKLQDVFHTFKKGHKLQVQVQSTWFPLIDLNPQTYVDNIYKADEKDFKTQTHTVFTDSSIEFSVLK; the protein is encoded by the coding sequence ATGAAAAAATACCTTATTCTTTCTATTTTTAGTTTTTTATTATTTACCAATTGCGATAAAGCTAAAAAAGAAGAAATACCGAAAAAAAACACGTATGTCGCAGATAATTACACGAAAAAAGAGGTAAACATAGAAATGCGTGATGGAACAAAATTGCACACTACCATTTATTCTCCAAAAGATACTTCTAAAAAATACCCAATTTTAATGCAAAGAACGCCTTATAGTTCTAGGCCTTATGGAGAGGGAAAAATGAAAACCAAAATTGGCCCAAATGTTCATTTAATGAAAGAGGGAAACATTATAGTATATCAAGATGTACGTGGACGTTGGATGAGCGAAGGTGTTTATGATAATATGCGTGCGTACATTCCTAACAAAAAAGAAAACGAATCTGACGAAGTTTCAGATACTTACGACACGATTGATTGGTTAGTAAAAAACGTAGAAAACAACAATGGAAATGTGGGAACTTGGGGAATTTCGTATCCTGGACATTATGCCACAGTTTCTACCATAGATGCGCATCCTGCATTAAAAGCGGCTTCTCCACAAGCATGTATTGGCGATTTTTTCTTTGACGACTTTCATCACAATGGTGCTTTTTTATTGAGTTATTTTAGAGCCATTTCTCTTTTTGGAACGTATAAAGACACCCCAACAGATTCTGCTTGGTATTCTTTTCCGAAAATGGATTCGCAGGATCAATATCAGTTTTTTTTAGATAAAGGTCCTTTAAAAAACTTAAACGAATATTTTCAGTATGATAAAATAGATGCAAAAACGGCTAAAAATAAAGATAAGATTGATGATTTTTTCTGGAAAGAAATTATAGAACACCCAAATTACGATTCTGTTTGGCAGCGTAAAGGAATTATTCAGCACATGGATAAAGTACCTGCTACAGTAGCAACCATGATTGTTGGTGGTTGGTTCGATGCTGAAGATTTATATGGTCCTTTAGAAACCTATAAAGGAATCGAAAAATATGGAAAAGACAATTATAACACGCTTGTTTTTGGGCCTTGGGATCATGGAAAATGGGCAAGTTCTGGTGTAAAAAATTCTGTGGGTAATTATTATTTTGGAGATTCTATTTCTATCAATTTTCAGAAAAATATTGAAACAAAATTTTTTAATCATTTTCTAAAAGGAAATGGCGATAAAAATTCTGGTTTGCCAGAAGCGTATGTATATGATTCTGGAAAAAAAGAATGGAAATCTTACGATGCTTGGCCTCCAAAAAATGTGGTAAAGGAAGATTGGGTTTTGTCTGAAAATCAAAAATTAATATACAGAAACCCAAATATTAAATCGAAAACAAAACCAAGTAAAATTAATTTTATTAGCGATATTAAACGTCCTGTACCCTATTCCGAAGACATAAAAACAGTTTTTACACCCAGAAAATACATGACAGACGACCAACGTTTCGCTGCAAGAAGACCCGATGTTTTGGTTTTTGAAACGGATGTTTTAAAAGAAGATTATACATTAGCTGGAGATATTTTAGCAAAATTAAAAGTAGCAACCACAGGAACTGCAGCAGATTGGATCGTTAAAGTAATTGATGTACACCCTAATGATACTAAAGAAAACAACGATAAGTTACAAGATCATTTAAAAATGAGCAATTATCATTTAATGGTTAGAAGTGAAGTTTTACGTGGTAGATTTAGAAATAGTTTCGAAAAACCAGAACCATTTATTCCGAATAAAAAAACAGCTGTAAATATAAAGTTACAAGATGTTTTTCATACGTTTAAAAAAGGTCATAAATTACAGGTTCAAGTACAAAGTACTTGGTTTCCTTTAATTGATTTGAATCCGCAAACGTATGTAGATAATATTTATAAAGCAGACGAAAAAGATTTTAAAACGCAAACACACACCGTTTTTACAGATTCTTCTATTGAATTTTCTGTACTAAAATAA
- a CDS encoding VOC family protein: MLKSEEKLIYGIQQIGIGVKNADEAFKWYATRLGADALIFDDNNEATYMAKYMGGKPRNKRALLGLNMQGGGGYEIWQYLDREPVAPKKKFQLGDLGINFPCIKTRNISATFNRLKTLNENILSEICTEINGSKSFYVQDPYENILKIKEFNSWYANNKLDVGGISGAVIGVSNIANALPLYSSILGYDKVVYDKTGVFKDLASFKNGNKKFRRILLTHSKKRVGGFCELFGDSEIELIEAIDTKPNTIFEDRYWGDLGYIHLCFDIRNMKKLSEECKEMGFPFQVISSESFDMGDANGHWGYIEDCDGTLIEFIETHKVPLIKKLGININLKNRAPKKPLPNWMIKAMSLKRVKKFN, from the coding sequence TTGTTAAAATCAGAAGAAAAACTAATTTACGGAATTCAACAAATAGGAATTGGTGTAAAAAATGCGGACGAAGCTTTTAAATGGTATGCCACGAGATTGGGTGCAGATGCACTTATTTTTGATGATAATAACGAAGCTACATATATGGCAAAATATATGGGTGGAAAACCAAGAAACAAAAGAGCTTTATTGGGTTTAAATATGCAAGGTGGAGGTGGTTACGAAATTTGGCAATATTTAGATAGAGAACCTGTTGCACCCAAAAAAAAATTTCAACTTGGCGATTTAGGAATTAATTTTCCGTGTATTAAAACAAGAAATATTTCTGCTACTTTTAATCGATTAAAAACATTAAACGAAAATATTCTTTCAGAAATTTGTACAGAAATAAATGGTTCTAAAAGTTTTTATGTGCAAGATCCTTACGAAAATATTTTAAAAATTAAAGAATTTAATTCTTGGTATGCAAACAACAAATTAGATGTTGGCGGAATTTCTGGTGCTGTAATTGGCGTTTCTAATATTGCAAATGCATTGCCTTTGTATTCGAGCATTTTAGGTTACGACAAAGTTGTGTACGATAAAACTGGAGTTTTTAAAGATTTAGCTTCTTTTAAGAATGGAAATAAAAAATTTAGACGCATATTATTAACACATTCTAAAAAAAGAGTGGGTGGTTTTTGTGAACTTTTTGGAGATAGTGAAATTGAATTAATTGAAGCAATTGACACCAAACCAAATACCATTTTCGAAGATAGATATTGGGGAGATTTAGGCTATATTCATTTGTGTTTCGATATTAGAAATATGAAAAAACTATCCGAAGAATGTAAAGAAATGGGCTTTCCTTTTCAAGTAATTAGCTCGGAGTCTTTTGATATGGGAGATGCAAATGGACATTGGGGGTATATTGAAGATTGTGATGGAACTTTAATAGAATTTATAGAAACACACAAAGTTCCATTGATTAAAAAATTGGGAATAAACATAAACTTAAAAAATAGAGCCCCTAAAAAACCATTGCCAAATTGGATGATAAAAGCAATGAGTTTAAAACGTGTAAAGAAATTCAACTAA
- a CDS encoding BT_3928 family protein, translated as MKILVQISRIIVGALFIFSGFVKLVDPIGSQYKFQEYFSASVLNMEFLVPYALPFAVLLIVAEILLGVMVLIGYKPKFTVWSLLMLTGIFLFLTWYSAFYNKVTDCGCFGDAIKLTPWETFYKNVILIVLILLLLIKIEYIKPIFKGKIPKIITFLSLGVFLFIVQHVLTHLPIIDFRAYAVGKNLKEGMKYPEDGSIPPVHDFMLEDTQQDLLPVLLEKEKVMLIAVYNLDKADKKGFPAIKEIAEKAIAKGYTVYGASASFTDDLLLAQKEYNLPFEFLFCDETTIKTMIRANPGVIILNKGTITQKKNWVDVDELELK; from the coding sequence ATGAAAATATTAGTCCAAATCTCAAGAATAATAGTAGGTGCCTTATTTATATTTTCGGGCTTTGTAAAATTGGTAGATCCAATAGGTTCTCAATATAAATTTCAAGAATACTTTTCTGCCAGTGTTTTAAATATGGAATTTTTAGTGCCTTATGCATTGCCTTTTGCAGTGTTGCTAATTGTTGCAGAAATTCTTTTAGGAGTTATGGTTTTAATTGGCTACAAACCAAAATTTACAGTGTGGAGTTTGTTAATGCTTACAGGAATATTCTTGTTTTTAACATGGTATTCTGCCTTTTATAATAAAGTAACAGATTGTGGCTGTTTTGGAGATGCCATAAAACTAACACCTTGGGAAACCTTTTACAAGAACGTAATTTTAATCGTTTTAATTCTTTTATTATTGATTAAAATAGAATACATCAAACCAATTTTTAAAGGTAAAATTCCAAAAATAATTACATTTTTATCCTTAGGAGTTTTCTTATTTATCGTACAACATGTATTAACGCATTTACCAATTATCGATTTTAGAGCCTATGCTGTTGGAAAAAATTTAAAAGAAGGAATGAAATATCCAGAAGATGGAAGTATACCTCCTGTACACGATTTTATGTTAGAAGACACACAACAAGATTTATTGCCTGTTTTATTGGAGAAAGAAAAAGTAATGTTAATCGCTGTTTATAATTTAGACAAAGCAGATAAAAAAGGGTTTCCTGCAATTAAAGAAATTGCAGAAAAAGCAATCGCAAAAGGATATACAGTTTATGGAGCATCTGCTTCTTTTACAGACGATTTATTGTTAGCGCAAAAAGAATATAATTTGCCTTTCGAGTTTTTGTTTTGTGATGAAACAACCATAAAAACAATGATTCGTGCAAATCCAGGAGTTATAATTTTAAATAAAGGAACCATTACTCAAAAGAAAAATTGGGTAGATGTAGATGAATTAGAATTGAAATGA
- a CDS encoding DUF1599 domain-containing protein — protein sequence MQDTSKQYDAVIDECRSLFIKKMSDYGSAWRILRLPSLTDQIFIKAQRIRQLQENEVRKVDEGEKSEFIGIINYSIMALIQLENGVVENPDLNTEEATVLYDKHSKITKDLMLNKNHDYGEAWREMRVSSLTDLILQKLLRVKQIEDNRGKTLVSEGIDANYQDMINYAVFAMIHLG from the coding sequence ATGCAAGATACTTCAAAACAATACGATGCTGTAATAGATGAATGTAGAAGTTTATTCATCAAAAAAATGAGCGATTATGGTTCTGCATGGAGAATTTTACGATTACCATCTTTAACCGATCAGATTTTTATAAAGGCACAAAGAATTCGTCAATTGCAAGAAAATGAGGTAAGAAAAGTGGATGAAGGAGAAAAATCGGAATTTATTGGAATTATAAACTATTCCATAATGGCATTGATTCAGTTAGAAAATGGTGTGGTGGAAAACCCAGATTTAAACACAGAAGAAGCAACAGTTTTATACGATAAACACAGTAAAATTACTAAGGATTTAATGTTGAACAAAAACCACGATTATGGTGAAGCTTGGCGTGAAATGCGTGTTTCGAGTTTAACCGATTTAATTTTACAGAAATTATTACGCGTAAAACAAATTGAAGATAATAGAGGGAAAACATTGGTTTCTGAAGGAATTGATGCGAATTATCAAGACATGATTAATTACGCAGTTTTTGCGATGATTCATTTGGGGTAA
- a CDS encoding SRPBCC family protein, whose product MGKGEMELIETVLKNDLPDFFSAFYFHKHTENTMASIFTVIDDNTTEYSAEINYTAFKGFMVKVMKSLFPDMFKKQVQKWLDNFKVFVKKKN is encoded by the coding sequence ATGGGTAAAGGAGAAATGGAACTCATAGAAACAGTATTAAAAAACGATTTACCAGATTTCTTTTCTGCTTTCTATTTTCATAAACATACAGAAAACACAATGGCATCAATTTTTACTGTTATTGATGATAACACAACAGAATATAGTGCAGAAATTAACTATACTGCATTTAAAGGTTTTATGGTAAAAGTGATGAAGTCTTTATTCCCAGATATGTTTAAAAAACAGGTTCAGAAATGGTTAGATAACTTTAAAGTATTTGTTAAAAAAAAGAATTAA